The following proteins are encoded in a genomic region of Roseofilum casamattae BLCC-M143:
- a CDS encoding ATP-dependent helicase produces MSDLLQASLSQSVVSQDMEAALQTIRDRLRQGQQQMADWRGGQLAVSAVPGSGKSTGMAGAAAIAIARNQLHNRHQLVVVTFTRSAAASLKSKIRHHLRDLGLPQTGFIVQTLHGLALQIATRHPELSTLSLDALTLILPNRSHQLLRQSVEQWAKTNRQLYQRLLEGNQPDGEESERLRRESVLRTDVLPKLAYIVIHEAKSSGLLPADLLNIAETQEAEIPGASYPILRIAAGLYQNYQQQLRSRSLIDYDDMILGALRVLEDVGARRLWQNQVFAVFEDEAQDSSPIQAKLLEIIAQDARLDGATDEPVQINLMRVGDPNQAINSTFTPADPIYFRQFCDRNRQHQQLIGLDCAGRSSLIILEAANFMLHWVNQRWQRQFKAKDTTLPFSEQMVRPVPPGDPQPDANPQPEGGGVELHTPNDVFQTVEWIGARVKQLFEDDPYRNAAILVRTNDQGKFAAQYLQELYGTQLNLFEVAQSDRHSLIPAELLHLLLFLERPHSPDYLKQALSVLVKRRLIPPQDLDALATLPEVFLYPGPLDPVGSTARQAARRYCRSLLRSRLELPPYQLIPFLGLTLRYTQSELATADKLAERVAQQTLGDSSLSALLSVLSEIVQSENFEPVDVETADDSPYTRSNQLTIITMHKAKGLDWDYVFLPFLHYRSIPGSLWSPPQSKFLGEFNLAEVARAQIRAYLHDSPIPDGDRAWKDAEQLKTAEEFRLLYVAMTRAKRLLWMSAARNAPFTWSKFNVNRQISLNSSDPCPVIPALQQWLAEMDSR; encoded by the coding sequence ATGTCCGATCTACTCCAAGCTTCTCTCTCTCAATCTGTCGTTTCTCAAGATATGGAAGCGGCTTTGCAAACTATTCGCGATCGCCTGCGCCAAGGACAGCAGCAGATGGCCGACTGGCGAGGGGGTCAGTTGGCAGTTTCTGCGGTGCCCGGATCGGGTAAATCTACGGGGATGGCAGGTGCGGCCGCGATCGCGATCGCCCGCAATCAACTGCACAACCGCCATCAACTGGTCGTCGTTACCTTCACGCGATCGGCGGCGGCGAGCCTAAAGAGTAAAATTCGTCACCACTTGCGCGACTTGGGACTGCCGCAAACCGGCTTTATCGTCCAGACCTTACACGGGTTAGCCTTACAAATTGCTACTCGCCATCCGGAACTTTCTACTCTCAGCTTAGATGCGCTGACGTTAATTTTACCGAACCGATCGCACCAACTCCTGCGCCAAAGCGTCGAACAATGGGCGAAAACCAACCGCCAACTCTATCAACGGTTGCTGGAAGGGAATCAACCGGATGGGGAAGAAAGCGAGCGGTTGCGCCGGGAGTCCGTGTTGCGCACGGACGTTTTGCCGAAATTGGCTTATATTGTCATTCACGAAGCCAAAAGTTCCGGGTTATTGCCCGCAGATTTACTCAACATTGCCGAAACCCAAGAAGCCGAAATCCCCGGAGCCAGCTATCCCATCTTGCGCATCGCTGCCGGACTGTATCAAAATTATCAGCAACAACTGCGATCGCGCTCTCTAATTGACTACGATGACATGATCTTGGGAGCCTTGCGCGTTCTCGAAGATGTGGGCGCAAGGCGGTTGTGGCAAAACCAAGTCTTTGCGGTGTTTGAAGACGAAGCCCAAGACTCCAGTCCCATTCAAGCCAAACTCCTGGAAATTATCGCCCAAGATGCTAGGCTCGATGGAGCGACCGACGAACCCGTGCAAATCAACCTCATGCGCGTTGGCGACCCCAATCAAGCAATTAACTCTACTTTTACCCCAGCAGACCCGATTTATTTTCGCCAATTTTGCGATCGCAACCGCCAGCACCAGCAACTTATCGGCCTGGACTGTGCCGGCCGCAGCAGCCTCATTATCCTGGAAGCGGCTAACTTTATGTTGCACTGGGTGAATCAACGATGGCAGCGTCAGTTTAAAGCCAAGGATACAACCTTACCCTTTAGCGAGCAGATGGTGCGCCCCGTGCCTCCCGGAGACCCGCAACCGGATGCCAATCCCCAGCCAGAAGGGGGAGGAGTGGAGCTGCATACCCCGAATGACGTATTTCAAACCGTAGAATGGATTGGAGCGCGAGTGAAACAACTCTTTGAGGACGACCCTTATCGCAATGCCGCTATTTTAGTGCGGACGAACGACCAAGGAAAATTTGCCGCCCAATACCTGCAAGAATTATACGGAACCCAGTTAAACTTATTTGAAGTGGCACAGAGCGATCGCCATTCTCTCATTCCCGCCGAACTCTTGCACCTGCTCCTTTTCCTCGAGCGTCCCCACTCTCCCGACTATCTCAAACAAGCCCTCAGCGTCCTGGTCAAACGCCGCCTCATTCCCCCGCAAGACCTAGATGCTCTCGCCACTCTTCCCGAAGTCTTTCTCTATCCCGGCCCCCTCGACCCCGTGGGAAGTACGGCAAGGCAAGCGGCCCGTCGCTATTGTCGCAGCTTATTGCGATCGCGACTCGAACTTCCGCCCTATCAACTCATTCCCTTTCTCGGCTTAACCCTGCGCTATACCCAGAGCGAACTGGCCACTGCCGATAAACTAGCAGAACGAGTCGCCCAGCAAACTCTAGGCGACTCGTCCTTATCGGCTCTATTAAGCGTTCTCAGTGAAATTGTACAATCCGAAAACTTCGAGCCAGTTGATGTAGAGACCGCTGATGATTCCCCTTACACTCGGTCTAACCAGCTTACCATCATCACCATGCATAAAGCGAAAGGATTGGACTGGGATTACGTCTTCTTGCCATTTCTGCACTATCGCAGCATTCCCGGCAGTTTGTGGAGTCCTCCCCAGAGTAAGTTTTTAGGCGAATTTAATTTAGCCGAAGTCGCTCGCGCGCAAATCCGTGCTTATTTACACGATAGTCCCATTCCCGATGGCGATCGCGCTTGGAAAGACGCCGAACAACTGAAAACCGCCGAAGAATTTCGCTTGCTCTATGTGGCTATGACTCGTGCCAAACGGTTGCTCTGGATGTCCGCTGCGCGCAATGCTCCCTTTACTTGGAGTAAATTTAATGTGAATCGTCAGATTAGTCTGAACTCATCCGATCCCTGTCCGGTGATTCCC
- a CDS encoding ATP-binding protein, translating to MSSRQATLSINRTQELRMPIALSSAQAQTSLLKMLSNVRGYLITGDSEFRQHYQESRHEFEHNLQQMKQLFQQWNVPIQLEQLQTLEALYDVWLDLPPHLFELKDNPVESQPAFRIWKEETQVPALEILADLRSIISEQESQWQSRSARDIFQILEEFQVSFSLLLSDLESYIVTRQDSYQFNYTAYYRQSKENLAQLQSLQNDLSPSQQEKLQRILERFDIIEQKAREMLEIVNSDRYREDLYIYQTQVEPIADQMLVILAYTVESQENQLTSELRQGIQGLNLAQLQTLIGAIFTLAVGIAMTIILRQKIADPVQRLTTIAEEVSAGNLEVKARVESTDEIGILAQTFNQMTVSLSQSLRELEEYSKNLEDIVQERTEELQIKNDELQDTLANLKETQSHLIQAEKMSSLGQMVAGIAHEINNPVSFIHGNLVPLMEYCQDLFDLIDIYRTHCPKQTEAEGKIEAIDLDYLKEDLPKILEAMNIGTERIHDIVLSLKNFSRLGESDLKEADIHEGLESTLLILQHRLNNAAKQGCEIVLEKKYGRLPLVKCYPGQLNQVFMNILANGIEVLELHPDFDYSEGKKPTLNICTEYVKNESKVRIFIRDNGPGIEPEHAGRIFDPFFTTKPVGKGTGLGLSISYNIIVDNHQGILRCDSQPGSGATFFIEIPVRDTLEMNSNSSSQV from the coding sequence TTGAGCAGTCGGCAAGCCACCTTAAGTATTAATCGTACGCAAGAGTTACGAATGCCGATCGCACTGTCTTCAGCTCAAGCTCAGACCAGTTTATTAAAAATGCTGTCTAATGTACGAGGCTATTTAATTACTGGCGATTCAGAATTTCGCCAGCACTATCAAGAATCTCGCCATGAGTTTGAACATAACCTACAGCAGATGAAACAACTGTTCCAACAGTGGAATGTTCCAATTCAATTGGAGCAGCTACAAACTCTAGAAGCTCTGTACGACGTATGGTTAGATCTGCCTCCTCATCTGTTTGAATTAAAAGATAATCCAGTTGAATCGCAACCAGCATTTCGGATTTGGAAAGAAGAAACTCAAGTTCCTGCATTAGAGATATTGGCCGATCTCCGCAGCATAATTTCGGAACAAGAATCCCAATGGCAATCTCGTTCGGCACGAGATATTTTTCAGATCTTAGAAGAGTTTCAAGTCTCGTTTTCCTTACTCTTATCCGATCTCGAAAGTTATATTGTTACGCGACAAGACAGTTATCAATTTAACTATACTGCTTATTACCGCCAAAGTAAAGAAAATTTGGCACAGTTGCAATCGCTGCAAAACGATCTTTCCCCATCCCAACAAGAAAAACTGCAAAGAATTCTGGAACGATTCGATATAATCGAACAAAAAGCACGAGAAATGTTAGAGATTGTCAATAGCGATCGCTATCGGGAAGATTTATACATTTACCAAACTCAAGTCGAACCAATTGCCGACCAAATGCTCGTCATTCTTGCCTATACTGTTGAGAGTCAAGAAAACCAACTAACTTCCGAACTAAGACAGGGGATTCAGGGATTGAATTTGGCTCAACTGCAAACTCTAATTGGTGCTATTTTTACTCTAGCAGTAGGAATAGCAATGACAATTATTCTACGTCAAAAGATTGCCGATCCAGTACAACGGTTGACAACCATTGCTGAGGAAGTTAGTGCGGGAAACTTAGAGGTAAAAGCACGAGTCGAATCGACAGATGAAATTGGAATTCTTGCTCAAACGTTTAATCAAATGACTGTTTCCTTGAGCCAATCTCTTCGCGAGTTAGAAGAGTATAGCAAAAATCTCGAAGATATCGTACAAGAACGAACGGAAGAATTGCAAATTAAAAATGATGAGTTACAAGACACTCTGGCTAATCTTAAAGAAACTCAGAGTCATCTCATTCAAGCAGAAAAAATGTCTAGTTTGGGTCAGATGGTTGCTGGAATTGCCCATGAAATTAATAATCCAGTGAGTTTTATTCATGGGAACTTAGTGCCATTAATGGAATATTGCCAAGATTTATTTGACTTAATTGATATTTACCGAACCCATTGTCCGAAACAGACTGAAGCAGAGGGGAAAATTGAGGCAATTGACTTGGACTATCTCAAAGAAGATCTGCCCAAAATTTTGGAAGCAATGAATATTGGTACCGAACGAATTCATGATATTGTGCTCTCATTGAAAAACTTTTCTCGCTTGGGCGAATCCGACTTGAAAGAAGCGGATATTCATGAAGGACTGGAAAGTACCTTACTCATTTTACAACACCGTTTGAATAATGCGGCAAAGCAAGGTTGCGAGATTGTGCTAGAAAAAAAATACGGGCGTTTGCCTCTAGTTAAGTGCTATCCGGGACAGCTCAATCAAGTCTTTATGAATATTTTAGCGAATGGAATTGAAGTTCTAGAGCTTCATCCAGACTTTGATTATAGTGAAGGCAAAAAGCCGACTTTAAATATTTGCACTGAGTATGTAAAGAACGAATCTAAAGTGAGGATTTTTATTAGGGATAACGGTCCGGGAATAGAACCAGAACACGCAGGACGTATTTTCGATCCATTTTTTACAACCAAGCCAGTTGGAAAAGGTACGGGACTCGGTCTTTCGATTAGCTATAATATTATTGTTGATAATCATCAAGGTATTTTAAGATGCGATTCGCAACCCGGAAGCGGTGCCACTTTTTTTATTGAAATTCCAGTTAGAGATACGTTGGAAATGAATTCCAACTCATCGAGTCAAGTTTAG
- a CDS encoding TRAP transporter substrate-binding protein gives MKRRNLINQLALGTATAYSLAACQSQTQSQAEPDPQPTPSQPLIRWRMATSWPKSLDIIFGAAEILCRRVEEMTEGRFSITPYPAGEIISPLEILEGVIDGTVECGHTNLLYSISRTPTLGLISGLPFGMNMQQQNAWLYAGGGLEEMQKLYADFGARVFPAGNTGLQMGGWFAEPVNSLNDLKGLKMRIPGLGGQVLERLGVEVKLLSGKDIFAAFEQQELDAAEWIGPYDDEKLGLNRIAPYYYYPGWWEPSSVLIALVNPSEWDTLPKEYQEVFRSAALEAYFITLARYDAANGEALARMVLNGTKLVPYSQDILQGAYQTSLELYEEYAAEDPDFQTIYQDWLAFRSQSAQWHQVNELTFSNFMVDALTSIR, from the coding sequence ATGAAACGTCGAAACCTAATTAATCAACTTGCTCTTGGAACTGCCACCGCTTACAGTTTGGCAGCTTGTCAATCCCAAACCCAGAGCCAAGCCGAACCCGATCCCCAACCCACCCCCAGCCAACCTCTGATTCGCTGGCGCATGGCCACCAGCTGGCCCAAATCCTTAGATATTATTTTTGGAGCTGCCGAAATTCTCTGTCGGCGAGTCGAAGAAATGACTGAAGGACGCTTTAGCATTACCCCATATCCTGCTGGTGAAATTATTTCTCCCCTAGAAATCCTGGAAGGAGTAATTGATGGCACGGTTGAATGCGGTCATACAAATCTGCTCTACTCTATTAGTCGAACGCCAACCTTAGGATTAATTTCGGGTTTGCCTTTCGGCATGAATATGCAACAACAAAATGCGTGGTTGTATGCCGGAGGAGGACTCGAAGAAATGCAAAAACTCTATGCTGACTTTGGCGCAAGAGTCTTTCCAGCCGGCAATACCGGACTGCAAATGGGAGGATGGTTCGCCGAACCCGTCAATAGTCTTAACGATCTCAAAGGATTGAAAATGCGTATTCCTGGTTTGGGAGGGCAAGTACTAGAGCGACTGGGAGTTGAAGTAAAACTGTTATCCGGTAAGGATATTTTTGCGGCATTCGAGCAACAGGAGCTAGATGCTGCCGAATGGATCGGGCCTTATGATGATGAAAAGTTAGGTCTTAATCGCATTGCTCCCTATTATTATTATCCCGGCTGGTGGGAACCTTCATCCGTACTCATTGCCTTGGTCAATCCCTCCGAATGGGATACTCTGCCGAAAGAGTATCAAGAAGTCTTTCGCTCTGCTGCTTTAGAAGCTTATTTTATTACCCTAGCCCGATATGATGCTGCCAATGGAGAAGCCTTAGCTCGAATGGTATTAAACGGTACTAAATTAGTTCCTTACAGTCAGGATATTTTACAAGGAGCTTACCAAACTTCCCTAGAACTGTATGAGGAATATGCTGCTGAAGATCCCGATTTTCAAACTATTTATCAAGATTGGCTAGCATTTCGATCGCAAAGCGCTCAGTGGCATCAAGTCAATGAATTGACGTTCTCCAATTTTATGGTGGACGCTCTGACTTCTATTCGCTAA
- the holA gene encoding DNA polymerase III subunit delta, producing MPIYVYWGEDEFAIALAVRELRDRSLDPSWSSFNYTDILADSPDAVIDALNQAMTPPFGAGHRLVWLINSSLLQQASVELVEQLERTLPVLLDSSILLLTLRGKPDKRLKSTKLFQKYGELQEFSPIPPWDSARLLQQAKQMARKKGVKLTHRAAEVLSESVGNDTRRLVQELEKLSLYYPDEGILNDIAVERLVVSNTQTSFKLAEAIVRGDIDQSLSLVEGLLLGNEPALKISATLVSQFRTWLWVKLMVRNGESDNRAIAKAAGVSNPKRVYILQKQVRSLREEALRKTLSQLLELEWSLKQGYNERETLQMHAIAMCQLYQPS from the coding sequence ATGCCGATTTACGTGTATTGGGGAGAGGATGAGTTTGCGATCGCATTAGCCGTTCGAGAATTGCGCGATCGCTCTCTCGATCCGAGTTGGAGTTCGTTTAATTACACAGACATTTTAGCCGACAGTCCTGATGCTGTAATTGATGCACTCAACCAGGCTATGACTCCCCCCTTTGGAGCCGGCCATCGCTTGGTATGGTTAATTAATTCTTCTCTATTACAGCAAGCCTCTGTGGAATTGGTGGAACAGTTAGAGCGAACATTACCCGTGCTTCTAGACTCATCTATACTATTGTTGACCCTGCGAGGGAAACCGGATAAACGCCTAAAATCGACGAAACTATTCCAGAAGTATGGCGAACTTCAGGAATTTTCTCCCATTCCACCATGGGATAGCGCTCGGCTCTTGCAACAGGCGAAGCAAATGGCTCGGAAAAAGGGAGTGAAGTTAACCCATCGTGCTGCCGAAGTCTTGAGCGAGTCGGTGGGTAACGATACTCGTCGGTTAGTGCAGGAGTTGGAGAAGCTGTCGCTTTATTATCCAGATGAAGGTATTTTGAATGATATCGCTGTGGAGCGGTTGGTGGTGTCGAATACACAAACCAGCTTTAAGTTAGCAGAGGCAATTGTTCGAGGCGACATCGACCAAAGCTTGAGTTTAGTGGAAGGATTGCTGCTCGGGAATGAACCCGCATTGAAAATTTCGGCAACTTTGGTGAGTCAATTTCGGACATGGTTGTGGGTGAAGCTCATGGTTCGCAATGGCGAGTCGGATAATCGCGCTATTGCGAAAGCAGCGGGAGTGAGCAATCCGAAGCGAGTTTATATTCTACAGAAGCAGGTGCGATCGCTGCGGGAAGAAGCACTGCGGAAAACCTTGAGCCAACTCCTCGAGTTGGAATGGAGCCTGAAGCAAGGCTATAACGAACGAGAGACCCTGCAAATGCACGCGATCGCAATGTGCCAGCTTTATCAACCCTCGTAG
- a CDS encoding DUF4168 domain-containing protein, which translates to MNDSSYFQSEPQSFTTLQLGCRVLWRAIAVTLVSFSTSAIGQSAAQAQLPLNSSQHMANFVQSVLEIELARETTLHNTQGANPNGSIPVFDCNLEVGNAINTTGLSHDVMSHLQNFCGQSQAILQKYNLSPNDFYQMRRAYGENPRQYPQITQSFQRLCENNRYSQLQICR; encoded by the coding sequence ATGAATGATTCTTCTTATTTTCAATCAGAACCTCAGTCTTTCACAACGCTGCAGTTGGGTTGCCGAGTGTTATGGAGGGCGATCGCGGTAACTCTTGTCTCTTTCTCGACCTCAGCGATCGGTCAGTCCGCAGCCCAAGCTCAATTACCCTTAAATTCTAGCCAACACATGGCTAATTTTGTGCAATCGGTTCTGGAAATCGAACTCGCTCGGGAAACCACGTTACACAATACCCAAGGAGCAAATCCCAACGGAAGTATTCCAGTATTTGACTGCAACTTGGAAGTCGGTAATGCGATTAACACCACTGGACTCTCCCATGATGTCATGAGCCATCTTCAGAATTTTTGCGGCCAATCCCAAGCAATTTTACAAAAATATAATTTATCTCCCAATGATTTTTATCAAATGAGGAGAGCTTACGGCGAAAATCCCAGACAGTACCCTCAAATCACCCAAAGCTTTCAAAGGTTATGTGAAAATAACCGTTATTCACAACTACAAATCTGTCGTTAG
- a CDS encoding sugar transferase, translated as MSENLPRTQNSDRQRQDISVDLRVPKMMRLRRGMISALLRILAFILLDTMMVSLAWKSAKVVVEGISWLQSVPSFQLLAHTPKQPGFLFPILVVTIGMIATGGLYGDRYHRRQFGHLLRSITMSQGILIIIAFIYQPGLIISRSMFFLSWIFVILYVVTARLVSEATITTLRRHGRVPRRIFLIGNPKDTLIAKIALKLDSNKEFAIVGQLDLSKATHRSQWEHILEHINELGVGEVFFCSWSLVGNAMQIYWSLKNSGIALRILPIGLEIPHHNPQIEMIGGMPSIQFQPPSLLGTDFMLKRGFDLFVAITLLAIGSPLFIAIAIAIKLDSPGPIFFKQTRMGLKGRHFKVWKYRTMVINADRLLKELETKNEMQGGVLFKMKDDPRITKVGKFLRRYSLDELPQIINVLIGEMSLVGPRPLPLRDIEGFAEHHFMRHNVLPGITGLWQVSGRSDIKNFEDAFKLDMSYINNWSLALDFEIILRTVKVVFGRRGAY; from the coding sequence ATGTCGGAGAATCTGCCCCGAACTCAGAACTCAGACCGTCAGCGTCAAGACATTTCGGTAGATTTGCGAGTGCCGAAAATGATGCGCTTGCGCCGGGGAATGATATCTGCCCTACTTCGTATTCTTGCTTTTATTCTCTTGGATACGATGATGGTTTCCTTGGCATGGAAAAGCGCCAAAGTCGTTGTTGAAGGGATTTCTTGGTTACAATCAGTACCTTCATTCCAACTGCTGGCTCATACGCCCAAACAACCGGGATTCTTGTTTCCGATCCTGGTCGTTACCATTGGCATGATTGCCACGGGTGGGTTATATGGCGATCGCTATCATCGTCGGCAATTCGGGCATCTGTTACGAAGCATTACCATGTCCCAAGGGATTTTAATTATTATCGCGTTTATTTATCAACCCGGTTTAATTATTTCCCGCTCGATGTTTTTCCTGTCTTGGATATTTGTCATCCTCTATGTCGTGACTGCTCGCTTAGTTTCAGAAGCAACAATTACGACTCTTCGCCGTCACGGAAGAGTTCCCCGTCGCATCTTCCTGATTGGCAACCCAAAAGATACTCTGATTGCTAAAATTGCCTTGAAACTCGACAGCAATAAGGAATTTGCTATTGTCGGCCAGCTCGATCTTTCCAAAGCAACCCATCGTTCGCAATGGGAACATATTCTCGAACACATTAATGAATTAGGGGTAGGTGAAGTATTTTTCTGTTCCTGGAGTTTAGTGGGCAATGCGATGCAAATCTACTGGAGCTTAAAAAACTCAGGGATTGCCTTAAGAATTTTACCGATCGGACTGGAGATTCCCCACCACAATCCTCAGATTGAAATGATTGGAGGAATGCCGAGTATTCAATTTCAACCCCCCAGTTTACTCGGCACTGATTTTATGCTGAAGCGAGGGTTTGATTTATTCGTTGCCATTACCTTACTGGCCATCGGTAGTCCTCTATTTATTGCGATCGCGATCGCCATCAAACTCGACTCGCCCGGACCGATCTTTTTCAAACAAACTCGAATGGGATTAAAGGGACGACACTTTAAGGTATGGAAATACCGAACCATGGTAATTAATGCCGATCGACTCCTGAAAGAGTTAGAAACCAAAAATGAAATGCAAGGTGGAGTGTTGTTCAAAATGAAAGACGATCCTCGCATTACCAAAGTCGGTAAATTTCTCCGGCGCTACAGTTTAGACGAACTCCCTCAAATTATTAATGTTCTGATTGGAGAAATGAGTTTAGTCGGTCCCCGCCCCTTACCTTTACGGGATATTGAAGGATTTGCCGAACATCATTTTATGCGACACAATGTTCTACCCGGCATTACAGGACTTTGGCAGGTATCCGGTCGATCGGACATCAAGAATTTTGAAGATGCTTTCAAATTAGATATGTCTTATATTAATAACTGGTCTTTAGCTCTGGACTTTGAGATTATATTGCGTACGGTTAAAGTTGTTTTCGGCCGCAGAGGAGCGTATTAG
- the psb29 gene encoding photosystem II biogenesis protein Psp29: MNTVRTVSDTKRAFYTHHTRPINSIYRRVVEELMVEMHLLSVNVDFQYDPVYALGVVSSFDRFMEGYLPEADKDSIFTALCQALESDTNVYRNDATAILDEIGDWSGDAVVALLSDPNEGEGAHRLRDTIRKVSENTKFKYSRLFAIGLYTLIVAVDAQRMEEEESRDRALESVAQGLSLSLEKLQKDTELYRSNLEKMKQAQAVLKDMREAERKKRQERALQKEASTSSQSEDSTETAAESTD, translated from the coding sequence GTGAATACTGTCCGCACTGTCTCAGATACTAAGCGCGCTTTTTATACTCATCACACCCGACCTATTAATTCGATCTATCGCCGAGTGGTAGAAGAGTTAATGGTAGAGATGCATTTGTTGTCGGTCAATGTGGACTTTCAATACGACCCGGTTTATGCCTTGGGGGTCGTCTCATCCTTTGACCGATTTATGGAAGGATATTTACCAGAGGCAGATAAAGATTCGATCTTCACTGCACTGTGTCAGGCATTGGAAAGCGACACAAATGTTTATCGCAATGATGCTACGGCTATTCTCGATGAGATTGGGGATTGGTCTGGCGATGCTGTAGTAGCGTTATTGTCCGATCCCAATGAAGGAGAGGGAGCGCACCGGTTGCGCGATACCATACGCAAGGTTTCGGAGAATACTAAGTTTAAATACAGTCGTTTGTTTGCGATCGGGTTATACACATTGATTGTTGCTGTTGATGCCCAACGCATGGAGGAAGAAGAGAGCCGCGATCGCGCTTTAGAGAGCGTGGCGCAAGGGTTATCTTTATCCTTAGAAAAGCTGCAAAAGGATACAGAACTCTATCGTTCCAATCTGGAGAAGATGAAGCAAGCGCAAGCCGTTTTAAAAGATATGCGCGAAGCGGAACGGAAGAAGCGTCAAGAGCGAGCGTTGCAAAAAGAAGCCTCTACTTCGAGCCAATCTGAAGATAGCACCGAGACTGCGGCAGAATCTACGGATTAG
- a CDS encoding STAS domain-containing protein has product MEQRTHETEDGTTVIVLTPTGRLDITTAWQFRLKLQECISKLSRHVVVNLGQVNFIDSSGLTSLVAGMRDAEKVKGSFRICNVHPEAKLVFEVTMMDSVFEIFDTENDALEGVPRVAG; this is encoded by the coding sequence ATGGAGCAACGAACACACGAAACCGAAGATGGGACAACCGTTATTGTTTTAACCCCAACCGGACGTTTGGATATCACCACCGCCTGGCAATTTCGGTTGAAGCTACAAGAATGTATTTCTAAGCTCAGTAGGCACGTAGTGGTGAATTTGGGCCAGGTGAATTTTATCGACAGTTCTGGGCTAACGTCTCTCGTCGCTGGAATGCGAGATGCGGAGAAAGTCAAAGGCTCTTTTCGGATCTGCAACGTTCATCCCGAAGCCAAGTTGGTGTTTGAGGTGACCATGATGGATTCGGTATTCGAGATCTTTGACACCGAAAATGATGCTCTTGAGGGCGTTCCCAGAGTCGCTGGCTAG
- a CDS encoding SRPBCC family protein — MPNFLSKLFRRKSRKVRYSLAKTYRTVSSASVDELWKTVVDLADVSWHPLLTKTNVPRGLVPKPGLMFRAMTRFSPIPIRIFVERVRPGELLSVRIMAMPGIEEQTIYQVESTVCGTHISYSVSLRGWLSPVVWSFIRPYAAKVADALAQAAEQAALQGSSAKPTSSNNSVDFGW, encoded by the coding sequence ATGCCCAATTTTTTGTCGAAATTATTCCGTCGGAAAAGCCGCAAAGTTCGCTACAGCCTGGCCAAAACCTATCGTACCGTTAGTTCTGCTTCGGTTGACGAGCTGTGGAAAACTGTGGTCGATCTGGCCGATGTCTCTTGGCATCCTCTGCTGACCAAAACCAATGTCCCCAGAGGCTTAGTTCCCAAGCCCGGCCTAATGTTCCGCGCTATGACCCGCTTTAGCCCGATTCCCATTCGCATTTTTGTCGAACGAGTCCGACCGGGAGAGTTGTTGAGCGTGAGAATTATGGCCATGCCCGGAATTGAAGAACAGACCATCTACCAAGTGGAATCCACCGTTTGCGGCACTCACATTTCCTATTCCGTCAGCTTGCGCGGTTGGCTTTCTCCGGTAGTCTGGTCATTTATTCGTCCCTATGCTGCCAAAGTTGCTGACGCTCTGGCGCAAGCAGCAGAACAAGCTGCGTTGCAGGGGAGTTCGGCCAAACCAACCAGCAGCAATAATTCAGTTGATTTCGGGTGGTGA